Proteins from a single region of Caloramator sp. E03:
- the tnpA gene encoding IS200/IS605 family transposase, with product MDNESLSHTKWNCKYHIVFAPKYRRQIIYGKIKEDIGKILRKLCEYKGVEIIEANACKDHIHMLVSIPPKLSVAQFMGYLKGKSSLMIFDRHANLKYKYGNRQFWCKGYYVDTVGRNKKVIEEYIKNQLQEDIAYDQISLKEYIDPFTGEPVNKGKK from the coding sequence ATGGATAATGAAAGTTTATCACATACCAAATGGAATTGTAAATATCATATTGTATTTGCACCAAAATATAGACGGCAAATAATATATGGGAAAATAAAAGAAGACATAGGCAAGATATTAAGAAAATTATGTGAATATAAAGGAGTAGAAATAATAGAAGCAAACGCATGTAAGGATCATATACATATGCTTGTAAGTATACCACCTAAATTAAGCGTAGCACAGTTTATGGGATATTTAAAAGGGAAAAGTTCATTGATGATATTTGATAGACATGCAAATTTAAAATATAAGTATGGGAATAGACAGTTTTGGTGTAAAGGATATTATGTAGATACAGTAGGCAGAAATAAAAAAGTGATAGAAGAGTATATAAAGAATCAATTACAGGAAGACATAGCGTATGATCAAATAAGTTTGAAAGAATATATAGACCCGTTTACGGGTGAGCCGGTGAACAAAGGCAAAAAATAA
- a CDS encoding IS6 family transposase, which yields MCKSLNKISCPRCHSQNLYRFGKDKAGNQKYQCKDCRRQFTLEDYKGKKNRVLRGYPRCPVCGSGTYLHHDYEYYSHYTCNSKKCGHSIYVAKPINIPSASCELIKGKTDFKRMRFPLFLILTALNLYYLNGSSTRRISQFFKLTYNVKVSHVTIASWCKKFAPIFLSIANKLTENLDLSASDEWHADETVVFINGKKHYLWLIIDSETRMVLGFNLSPSRDASQAFSLFKSASKFGCPSAIVTDRLGSYNLATKTIFNSSKHIKVQSFKDDISNNLLEAFNDTFKDWYKRKRGFKSFESANTLIAMFIFHYNFLRPHYSLNNLTPAQVAGILVDEKNINNWLLSA from the coding sequence ATGTGCAAGTCATTGAATAAAATTTCATGTCCAAGATGCCATAGTCAAAATCTCTATCGCTTTGGGAAAGACAAAGCAGGTAATCAAAAATATCAATGTAAAGACTGTAGACGTCAGTTTACTCTTGAAGATTATAAGGGTAAGAAAAATCGTGTATTGAGAGGGTATCCTCGTTGTCCTGTTTGTGGTAGTGGTACTTATTTGCACCATGATTATGAGTACTATTCCCATTATACTTGCAACTCTAAAAAATGTGGTCATTCTATTTATGTTGCAAAACCTATTAATATACCCTCTGCATCTTGTGAATTAATTAAAGGAAAGACAGATTTTAAAAGAATGAGATTTCCATTATTTTTAATTCTTACTGCACTTAACCTCTATTATCTAAATGGTTCTTCAACAAGAAGAATATCTCAATTTTTTAAACTAACCTACAATGTCAAAGTTTCTCATGTAACTATTGCATCTTGGTGCAAAAAATTTGCTCCAATTTTTCTAAGTATAGCTAATAAACTTACTGAAAATCTTGATTTAAGTGCATCTGATGAATGGCATGCCGACGAAACTGTCGTTTTTATTAATGGTAAAAAACATTATCTTTGGTTAATTATAGATTCAGAAACCAGAATGGTTCTTGGTTTTAATTTATCTCCTTCAAGAGATGCTTCTCAAGCTTTTTCCTTGTTTAAATCTGCAAGTAAGTTTGGATGTCCATCGGCTATTGTGACCGATAGATTAGGCTCATATAATCTTGCTACTAAAACTATTTTTAATTCTTCAAAACACATAAAAGTTCAATCATTTAAAGATGATATATCCAACAACTTGCTAGAAGCTTTTAATGATACATTTAAAGACTGGTATAAACGTAAAAGAGGTTTTAAATCATTTGAAAGTGCAAACACTCTAATAGCAATGTTTATTTTCCATTATAATTTTTTAAGACCTCACTATTCTTTAAACAATCTAACTCCTGCACAAGTTGCTGGTATTTTAGTTGATGAAAAAAATATTAATAACTGGCTTCTGTCTGCTTAA
- a CDS encoding molybdopterin-binding protein — MKKVRVEDAVGMVLAHDLTKIIPGKFKGAAFKKGHIIEEKDIIELKSMGKNHVYILEINEGIIHEDDAAIKIAKAASGENIILQGPSEGKINFIAEKRGILKVNERALYKINSIEMIMFATLHNNTIVDKNKSVGGTRIIPLTIEKEKIDEVENICKEYGKVISVKEFKSCKVGLIVTGTEVYEKRITDKFGPVLKNKISEYQCTLDIIKYARDDKEAIKNVIEDLIDEGCEIILLSGGMSVDADDVTPSAIKDVADNVIIYGAPVLPGAMFMMAYKNNIPLIGIPACGMYYKITIFDLIFPRILAGEIITRDDIIRLGHGGYCESCKECRFPSCSFGK; from the coding sequence ATGAAAAAGGTTAGGGTTGAAGATGCTGTTGGAATGGTACTTGCCCACGATCTTACAAAAATAATTCCAGGTAAATTTAAAGGGGCAGCATTTAAAAAAGGACACATTATTGAAGAAAAAGATATAATAGAGCTAAAAAGTATGGGTAAAAATCATGTGTATATATTAGAAATTAATGAAGGTATTATACATGAGGATGATGCTGCCATAAAAATTGCAAAGGCAGCTTCAGGGGAAAATATTATCCTTCAAGGTCCATCGGAGGGGAAAATAAATTTTATAGCAGAAAAGAGAGGAATTTTAAAAGTTAATGAAAGAGCACTATATAAGATAAATAGTATAGAAATGATTATGTTTGCTACTCTTCATAACAATACCATTGTAGATAAGAATAAATCAGTTGGAGGAACAAGAATAATACCTTTGACTATTGAAAAGGAGAAGATTGATGAAGTTGAAAATATATGCAAAGAATATGGGAAGGTTATAAGTGTAAAAGAGTTTAAAAGTTGTAAAGTTGGATTAATAGTAACAGGAACAGAAGTATATGAAAAAAGGATAACGGATAAGTTTGGGCCTGTACTTAAAAATAAAATAAGTGAATATCAATGTACATTAGATATAATAAAATATGCCAGAGATGATAAAGAAGCTATAAAAAATGTAATTGAAGATCTTATAGATGAAGGATGTGAAATAATACTTTTATCTGGGGGAATGTCCGTTGATGCTGATGATGTAACCCCATCAGCAATAAAGGATGTGGCAGATAATGTTATAATATATGGAGCACCGGTTCTTCCGGGGGCTATGTTTATGATGGCTTATAAAAATAATATACCATTAATTGGAATACCTGCCTGTGGCATGTATTATAAGATTACTATTTTTGATTTAATATTTCCAAGAATTCTTGCAGGGGAGATTATAACAAGGGATGACATAATAAGATTAGGTCATGGCGGATATTGTGAAAGCTGCAAAGAATGCCGTTTCCCAAGTTGCAGCTTTGGAAAATAG
- the modA gene encoding molybdate ABC transporter substrate-binding protein: protein MKKSIITIFIIIFISGGLFKLFNIKIKASSSNKADKEITVTAAADLVFAFREIGELYEKSTGNKVKFIFSSSGTAREQIENGAPYDVYASANIKYVDDLIGKDKIIPDTKKIYAIGRIGVATNVKSSLKVNDVRDLLKTEYKKIAIANPEHAPYGLASKEALESLGLWEKLKDKIIYCKDIQDVLTMIKSGNVEAGFISLSVYRKDEVNFLLIDDKLHKPLKQAIAVVKGTKNEKIARDFIKFVNGKQGRDIMKKYGFVLPGEID, encoded by the coding sequence ATGAAAAAGAGTATTATTACTATTTTCATAATTATTTTCATTTCTGGGGGGTTATTTAAGCTTTTTAATATTAAAATTAAGGCTTCATCTTCAAATAAAGCAGATAAAGAAATTACTGTTACGGCAGCGGCAGATTTAGTATTTGCCTTTAGAGAAATAGGTGAACTTTATGAAAAAAGTACAGGCAATAAGGTAAAGTTTATTTTTTCATCCTCAGGAACGGCAAGGGAGCAGATTGAAAATGGTGCACCTTATGATGTTTATGCCAGTGCAAATATTAAATATGTTGATGATTTAATAGGTAAAGATAAGATAATTCCTGATACTAAAAAGATTTATGCCATAGGAAGAATAGGAGTTGCCACAAATGTTAAAAGCTCATTAAAAGTAAATGATGTAAGAGATTTGTTAAAGACTGAATATAAAAAAATAGCAATTGCAAATCCGGAACATGCACCTTATGGATTAGCCTCAAAGGAAGCGTTAGAATCCTTAGGACTTTGGGAAAAACTAAAGGATAAAATAATATACTGTAAGGATATTCAAGATGTTTTAACCATGATAAAATCTGGCAATGTGGAGGCTGGATTTATATCTTTATCTGTATATAGAAAGGATGAAGTTAATTTTCTATTAATTGATGATAAACTACATAAACCTTTAAAGCAGGCTATTGCTGTTGTTAAGGGAACAAAAAATGAAAAAATAGCAAGGGATTTTATAAAGTTTGTAAATGGGAAACAGGGTAGAGATATTATGAAAAAATATGGGTTTGTTTTACCAGGAGAGATAGATTAA
- the modB gene encoding molybdate ABC transporter permease subunit: MKGIDLFPLLLSLKVASTSTIISIILGLPIAYFLSKRNDRLSDFIDTITNLPVVLPPTVLGYYLLVFIGRQSLIGRFLEDNFNVMIVFTPTGAVIASMVVSIPYMIKASKVSLSEVNEDYINAARLLGRGEINIFFTIIIPICWRGIMSGITMTFVRALGDFGTTLMVAGSIPGKTLTMPIAIYDALQSGNNAMANFLVFIMTFISIIVLYILNWLEKKIKRG; the protein is encoded by the coding sequence ATGAAAGGAATTGATTTGTTTCCATTGCTTTTATCTTTAAAGGTTGCATCTACATCAACGATTATAAGCATAATTTTAGGACTTCCAATTGCATATTTTTTAAGCAAAAGAAATGATAGGCTATCGGATTTTATTGATACTATAACCAATTTACCTGTAGTTTTACCTCCAACAGTTCTAGGATATTATTTGCTCGTATTTATTGGAAGACAGTCCCTAATTGGAAGATTTCTTGAGGATAATTTTAATGTTATGATAGTTTTTACTCCTACAGGAGCTGTAATTGCTTCAATGGTAGTATCAATACCTTATATGATAAAAGCCTCAAAGGTATCTTTATCAGAGGTAAATGAGGATTATATAAACGCAGCAAGGTTACTTGGCAGGGGAGAAATTAATATATTCTTTACAATTATTATTCCAATATGCTGGAGAGGGATAATGTCTGGAATTACTATGACCTTTGTAAGGGCATTGGGAGATTTTGGGACAACCCTTATGGTTGCGGGAAGCATACCAGGTAAAACTCTTACTATGCCTATTGCAATATATGATGCACTTCAATCTGGCAATAATGCAATGGCAAATTTTCTTGTTTTTATTATGACATTTATTTCAATAATTGTACTTTATATATTAAACTGGCTTGAAAAGAAGATAAAAAGGGGATGA
- a CDS encoding sulfate/molybdate ABC transporter ATP-binding protein: protein MLEVSISKTIGNFKLTSSFCCEKEILGIIGPSGCGKSMTLKCIAGIFTPDDGYIRLYGKELFNSYKKINVIPQQRNIGYVFQNYALFPHLTVYENIAYGISKIEKKIRHNKVMDMIDKMQLNGLEKRYPSQLSGGQQQRVALARSLITEPKLLLLDEPFSALDTNVRNTLRKELLNIVRQRYNGIVILVTHDIEEAYEMSNKILIMNDGRVVQAGDKKEVIRNPASLIAARITGCKNFFDAKLIGKEGEYTIIKSKEIMLYVKKNNFLSYSNIIAGVRAEDITILQENNGKLNTFNCKIIDIIEGLSHTMIIADCMGIPLEVQVSNNDTYLKNKERILLHIPPDRIFLLK, encoded by the coding sequence GTGCTTGAGGTATCTATTTCTAAAACTATTGGGAATTTTAAACTTACATCCTCTTTTTGCTGTGAAAAAGAAATCTTGGGGATTATTGGACCTTCAGGCTGTGGGAAAAGTATGACTTTAAAGTGTATAGCTGGGATTTTCACCCCTGATGATGGATATATAAGGCTTTACGGGAAAGAACTTTTTAATTCATATAAAAAAATAAATGTTATTCCTCAACAAAGAAATATAGGATATGTATTTCAAAATTATGCTCTTTTCCCACATCTTACTGTATATGAGAACATAGCCTATGGAATAAGTAAAATTGAAAAGAAAATTCGCCATAATAAAGTTATGGATATGATAGATAAAATGCAGCTTAATGGACTTGAAAAAAGGTATCCATCCCAGCTTTCTGGAGGACAGCAGCAAAGGGTTGCATTAGCAAGGAGTCTTATTACAGAACCTAAACTTTTACTTTTAGATGAGCCTTTTTCAGCTCTTGATACAAATGTTAGGAATACTTTAAGAAAGGAACTTTTAAATATAGTAAGGCAAAGATATAATGGCATAGTGATTCTTGTAACTCATGATATCGAAGAGGCCTATGAGATGAGCAATAAGATATTAATAATGAATGATGGGAGGGTTGTTCAGGCTGGAGATAAAAAAGAGGTTATTAGAAATCCTGCTTCTTTAATAGCAGCAAGGATTACGGGATGTAAAAATTTTTTTGATGCAAAACTTATAGGTAAAGAAGGAGAATATACAATTATAAAATCAAAGGAAATTATGCTATATGTTAAAAAAAATAATTTTTTATCATATTCTAATATAATTGCAGGAGTAAGAGCAGAGGATATAACGATTTTACAAGAAAATAATGGTAAATTGAATACATTTAATTGTAAAATTATTGATATAATAGAAGGATTATCTCATACAATGATTATTGCTGATTGTATGGGTATACCCCTTGAGGTTCAAGTTTCAAATAATGACACATATTTAAAAAATAAAGAAAGAATACTTTTACATATACCTCCAGATAGAATATTTTTATTAAAATAA
- a CDS encoding XdhC family protein has protein sequence MSEDIIIEKLNEAIKQNKGAGLVSVVDSTGSSPGKKGFIMAVFDDKSTVGTIGGGEVEKLVIEKAIKCIDEGRDELLTFKLEDKGDLHIQCGGTITIFIKTFGRKDKLLIAGGGHVSKAIYEIAKNFNFKIVIFEDRKEYGNIERFPNCEIIIGDIGENIKNYNIDNRCYIVIVTRGHIQDENALKASLNRGAAYVGMIGSINKTKHIMQNLLNEGYSKDELERVYAPIGICIGGDSAEEIALSILSEIFIVKNKGQLRHKRDI, from the coding sequence ATGTCAGAAGATATTATAATTGAAAAGTTAAACGAGGCTATTAAACAAAATAAAGGTGCAGGCCTTGTTAGTGTTGTTGATTCGACTGGCTCAAGCCCAGGAAAAAAGGGATTTATTATGGCAGTTTTTGATGATAAAAGTACTGTTGGTACAATTGGAGGTGGAGAGGTAGAAAAGTTAGTAATAGAAAAAGCAATAAAATGTATTGATGAAGGAAGAGATGAACTTTTAACTTTTAAGCTTGAAGATAAAGGAGATCTTCACATACAGTGTGGGGGAACAATCACCATATTTATAAAAACCTTTGGAAGAAAAGATAAGCTTTTGATTGCTGGAGGAGGGCATGTTTCAAAGGCAATATATGAAATAGCAAAAAATTTTAATTTTAAAATAGTTATCTTCGAAGATAGAAAAGAATATGGAAACATTGAAAGGTTTCCAAACTGTGAGATTATTATTGGAGATATAGGTGAGAATATTAAAAATTATAATATCGATAATAGGTGTTATATTGTAATAGTAACAAGAGGGCATATACAGGATGAAAATGCTTTAAAAGCTTCTTTAAATAGAGGTGCAGCTTATGTTGGTATGATAGGAAGCATAAATAAAACAAAACATATAATGCAAAATCTATTAAATGAAGGATATTCAAAGGATGAACTTGAAAGAGTTTATGCTCCAATTGGTATTTGTATTGGAGGGGATAGTGCAGAGGAAATAGCTCTTAGTATTTTGTCGGAAATATTTATTGTTAAAAATAAGGGGCAATTAAGACATAAAAGGGATATTTAA
- a CDS encoding FGGY-family carbohydrate kinase: MNEYILSIDCGTQSIRALIFDTKGELIAKESMEFKRPYYSNYPGWAEQDANVYWNGLCNVCRSIKEKNENIFENIAGVTITTMRDTVVNIDKNGQPLRPVILWLDQRMAKCEEPIPFFYNIIYSLIGMKSAVEISRRKSKANWIKENEKEIWERTYKYLMLSGYLNFMLTGEMVDSVACQIGHIPFDYKNFSWPKSFSNYRWSMFGVEQDKLPSLVQPGSIIGYVTEKASKESGIKKGLPVIASASDKGCETLGCGCLDLSSASISFGTTATVQITSKKYIEPISFMPSYPAAIPYCYNAEIQIYRGYWMISWFKNEFGAEDIIEAKKKGIDVEELLSNKLDKIPAGSLGLMLQPFWSPGLKMPEAKGAMIGFGDVHTRLHVYRAIIEGINYGLLDGIEKIERKSKKKIDRIIVSGGGSKSDTICQITADMMGRNVFKGQTYEMSGLGSAMNGFVGLKIYKSYEDAVKNMVHYVKCFEPNKENHKLYNKLFNRVYKRIYPNLRKSYFEIQRITGYPNIY, from the coding sequence ATGAATGAGTATATTCTTTCTATTGATTGCGGTACACAAAGCATAAGAGCACTTATTTTTGATACAAAAGGGGAATTAATTGCAAAGGAATCAATGGAATTTAAAAGGCCATATTATTCTAATTATCCAGGGTGGGCTGAACAGGATGCTAATGTTTATTGGAATGGACTTTGTAATGTATGTAGAAGCATTAAAGAAAAAAATGAGAATATTTTTGAAAATATAGCAGGTGTTACAATAACAACTATGAGAGATACAGTTGTAAACATTGATAAAAATGGACAGCCTCTTCGTCCTGTAATACTTTGGCTTGATCAGAGGATGGCAAAGTGTGAGGAACCTATACCGTTTTTTTATAATATAATATATAGCTTAATAGGTATGAAAAGTGCTGTTGAAATTTCAAGAAGAAAATCAAAGGCTAACTGGATTAAGGAAAATGAAAAGGAAATTTGGGAAAGAACCTATAAATATTTAATGTTGTCAGGATACTTGAATTTTATGCTAACTGGTGAGATGGTTGATTCTGTTGCATGCCAGATAGGGCATATACCCTTTGATTATAAAAATTTTTCCTGGCCAAAATCCTTTTCAAATTATAGATGGAGCATGTTTGGGGTGGAACAAGATAAGCTCCCGTCATTAGTTCAACCGGGGAGTATTATTGGGTATGTTACTGAAAAAGCTTCAAAAGAAAGTGGAATAAAAAAGGGGCTTCCTGTTATAGCATCAGCTTCAGATAAAGGATGTGAGACTTTAGGATGTGGATGCCTTGATTTAAGCAGTGCAAGTATAAGCTTTGGAACTACTGCAACGGTTCAGATAACTTCCAAAAAGTATATAGAACCTATTTCTTTTATGCCTTCCTATCCAGCAGCAATCCCATACTGCTATAATGCAGAAATTCAAATATACAGAGGCTATTGGATGATAAGCTGGTTTAAAAATGAATTTGGAGCAGAGGATATAATAGAAGCAAAGAAAAAAGGGATTGATGTGGAAGAACTTTTAAGTAATAAATTAGATAAAATACCAGCAGGATCTTTAGGACTTATGCTTCAGCCCTTTTGGAGTCCAGGACTAAAAATGCCGGAGGCAAAAGGGGCAATGATAGGCTTTGGGGATGTACATACAAGGCTTCATGTTTATAGGGCTATTATAGAAGGAATAAACTATGGGCTTCTTGATGGGATAGAAAAAATTGAAAGAAAGTCAAAAAAGAAAATAGACAGGATTATAGTTTCAGGAGGAGGATCAAAAAGCGATACTATATGCCAAATTACTGCTGATATGATGGGAAGAAATGTTTTTAAAGGTCAAACTTATGAAATGTCAGGGCTTGGCTCTGCCATGAATGGATTTGTCGGGCTTAAAATATATAAATCTTATGAAGATGCAGTGAAAAATATGGTTCATTATGTTAAATGTTTTGAACCAAATAAAGAAAATCATAAATTATATAACAAGCTTTTTAACAGAGTTTATAAAAGGATATACCCAAATTTAAGAAAATCATATTTTGAGATTCAACGTATTACAGGATATCCAAATATTTATTAA
- a CDS encoding DMT family transporter — protein MSNKKIYLLMILSTTFWAGAFIAGKLSAPYIPAYTLTFLRFSLASLILYFIINKKEGSSFKISKKDIPVFSFTGIVGMFGYHVLFFNALKYTTAINSSIIAATNPLITTILCIIFLKDRINFKRILGIILSFIGVFLTLTNADISIFKTLSFNKGDILMIIAVLMWASYSVYSKKVMPNYSPLILTYYSFLFCTIFLIPFVIYEAPWKLINNIPYYSYIASIYMSIFPSVIGYLVQQMSIKQIGPSKTAIFINLVPIFSIILSTLILKETLYPIKILTALLIISGVYICQKN, from the coding sequence ATGTCAAATAAAAAGATATACCTATTAATGATATTATCTACAACCTTTTGGGCTGGAGCCTTTATTGCAGGAAAGCTTTCGGCCCCATACATACCTGCATACACTCTAACCTTTCTAAGGTTTTCCCTTGCATCTTTAATACTTTATTTCATCATTAATAAAAAGGAAGGTTCATCCTTTAAAATATCAAAAAAGGATATACCTGTTTTTTCCTTTACAGGTATTGTTGGAATGTTTGGTTATCATGTTTTGTTTTTTAATGCATTAAAATACACCACCGCTATAAATTCATCAATAATAGCAGCAACTAATCCCCTTATTACAACTATTCTATGTATTATATTCTTAAAGGATAGAATTAATTTTAAAAGAATATTAGGCATTATACTATCATTTATAGGTGTATTCTTAACATTAACAAATGCAGATATTTCAATATTTAAAACGCTATCCTTCAATAAAGGTGATATATTAATGATAATTGCGGTTTTAATGTGGGCAAGCTATTCTGTGTATAGCAAAAAAGTTATGCCAAACTACTCTCCTTTAATTCTTACATATTATAGTTTCCTTTTTTGTACAATATTTCTAATACCCTTTGTAATTTATGAAGCTCCTTGGAAGCTTATAAATAATATACCTTATTATTCTTACATAGCAAGTATATACATGAGTATATTCCCATCTGTAATAGGATATCTTGTTCAGCAAATGTCAATAAAACAAATTGGTCCCTCTAAAACAGCAATATTTATAAACCTTGTTCCTATATTCTCAATAATACTTTCAACTTTGATATTAAAGGAAACACTATATCCTATAAAAATATTAACAGCTCTTCTTATAATATCAGGAGTTTATATATGCCAAAAGAATTGA
- the pgsA gene encoding CDP-diacylglycerol--glycerol-3-phosphate 3-phosphatidyltransferase has product MNIPNMLTIIRFLLIPVFCIIYFSNIKYSFFLSMVVFFIAGITDFLDGHIARKYNLVTKIGTVLDPLADKLMTLTVLFCLAYRYIIPRWIVAPFLVKELTMVIGGINLYKYKKVLPANYYGKTATILFYISIFVLIFNKSIGTYLLYLTLCATILAFLNYFIHFINIKNNL; this is encoded by the coding sequence ATGAACATACCTAACATGCTAACTATAATAAGATTCCTCCTAATACCCGTTTTTTGTATTATTTACTTTTCAAATATTAAATACTCATTTTTTTTGTCTATGGTCGTATTCTTTATAGCAGGAATTACCGATTTTCTTGATGGTCATATTGCAAGAAAATATAACCTTGTTACAAAGATTGGAACTGTTCTTGATCCTCTGGCTGATAAGCTCATGACACTTACTGTATTGTTCTGCCTTGCCTATAGGTATATAATACCTCGCTGGATAGTTGCTCCTTTTCTTGTAAAGGAACTTACAATGGTAATTGGAGGAATAAACCTTTATAAATATAAAAAAGTTTTACCAGCAAATTATTATGGTAAAACTGCAACAATACTTTTTTATATATCAATTTTTGTTTTAATATTTAATAAATCCATTGGTACATACTTACTTTACTTAACTCTTTGTGCTACAATACTTGCTTTCTTAAATTATTTCATCCATTTTATTAATATAAAAAATAATCTATGA
- a CDS encoding NAD(P)/FAD-dependent oxidoreductase: protein MKKYDVIIVGGGPAGIFAAIELSRRNDNLKILLLEKGKSIINRRCPISYSEKKLKCQHCEPCAIVSGWGGAGAFSDGKLTLTTEFGGVLDEYIDKSELESLIDYVDKIYLEFGGPQEVHGDITPEVENIMKKAAAADLKFIPARIRHLGTDNCFNILKDMETYLRERIDVKTLCAVKKLLVKDDVAFGVETEDGQIYESDYVIVCPGREGSDWFSTEVERLNIEVTTNPVDIGVRVECPAIIMKDITDAVYESKLIYYTKSFDDRVRTFCMNPYGEVVVENNSGINTVNGHSFANKKSNNTNFALLVSKNFTKPFRSPIEYGKYIASLANMLGEGVIVQRLGDLLEGRRTTEERLKRGLVEPTLKDATPGDLSLVLPYRFLTDIIEMLEALDKIAPGIYSKHTLLYGVEVKFYSMRLKLSNVLETQIKNLFAAGDGAGVTRGLAQASVSGVMIAREILRRI, encoded by the coding sequence ATGAAAAAATACGATGTTATAATTGTTGGCGGAGGTCCGGCAGGAATTTTCGCTGCTATTGAGCTTAGCCGGAGAAATGATAATCTTAAGATACTTTTACTTGAAAAGGGAAAGAGTATAATAAACAGAAGATGTCCTATAAGCTATAGTGAAAAGAAGTTGAAGTGCCAACATTGTGAACCTTGTGCAATAGTTTCAGGATGGGGTGGTGCTGGAGCTTTTAGTGATGGGAAATTAACTCTGACAACGGAATTTGGAGGAGTGCTTGATGAGTATATCGATAAATCAGAGCTTGAAAGCCTTATAGATTATGTTGATAAAATATACCTTGAATTTGGAGGACCGCAGGAAGTACATGGTGATATTACCCCTGAGGTTGAAAATATAATGAAGAAGGCTGCAGCTGCGGACCTTAAATTCATACCTGCAAGAATTAGGCACCTTGGAACAGATAACTGCTTTAACATATTAAAGGATATGGAAACTTACCTTAGGGAAAGAATAGATGTGAAAACTTTATGTGCTGTAAAAAAACTATTGGTTAAAGATGATGTTGCTTTTGGAGTTGAAACTGAAGATGGCCAAATATATGAATCAGATTATGTAATTGTATGTCCAGGAAGAGAAGGTTCTGACTGGTTCTCAACAGAGGTTGAAAGACTAAATATAGAAGTTACAACAAATCCTGTTGATATAGGAGTTAGGGTTGAATGTCCAGCAATTATTATGAAGGATATTACAGATGCAGTTTATGAGTCAAAGCTAATATATTATACAAAATCTTTTGATGACAGGGTTAGAACTTTCTGTATGAATCCTTATGGTGAAGTTGTTGTTGAAAACAACAGTGGAATTAATACTGTAAATGGGCATAGCTTTGCAAATAAAAAGTCTAATAATACTAACTTTGCATTGCTTGTTAGCAAAAACTTTACGAAACCTTTCCGATCACCAATAGAATATGGTAAATACATTGCAAGCCTTGCAAACATGCTTGGAGAAGGGGTTATAGTTCAAAGGCTTGGAGATCTTTTAGAGGGAAGAAGAACAACTGAAGAGAGATTAAAAAGAGGTCTTGTAGAGCCTACATTAAAGGATGCTACTCCTGGGGATTTAAGCCTTGTTTTACCTTATAGATTTTTAACTGATATAATTGAAATGCTTGAGGCTTTAGATAAAATTGCTCCTGGAATATATTCAAAGCATACCCTTTTATATGGAGTTGAAGTTAAATTCTATTCAATGAGACTAAAGCTATCTAATGTTCTTGAAACCCAGATAAAAAATCTCTTTGCAGCAGGTGATGGTGCAGGAGTTACAAGAGGTCTTGCCCAGGCTTCTGTTTCAGGTGTTATGATAGCAAGAGAAATATTAAGAAGAATTTGA